In Camelina sativa cultivar DH55 chromosome 16, Cs, whole genome shotgun sequence, a single window of DNA contains:
- the LOC104753850 gene encoding uncharacterized protein LOC104753850, which yields MSYYPNGSIDMSDDWWDERCKEWPGAKKIKDKPVPNTALMEKLFGSVHITGAEGWSAQQGENHLDNNMMLDDDEAAESRQEHDAPAASNAPAASNAPSTSNVPKYPRKRRARQGVEGQAVADVIRDNIQSRDEILSYKNQLMESHPDHRSCSFRDLDAKSGFCIWTQYLDASSRYCSFVFLVHSSRNCI from the exons ATGAGCTATTATCCCAATGGGTCCATAGACATGAGTGATGATTGGTGGGATGAGCGTTGTAAG gagTGGCCTGGAGCTAAAAAGATAAAGGATAAACCAGTGCCAAACACTGCTTTAATGGAAAAACTGTTTGGGTCAGTTCATATAACTGGAGCTGAGGGTTGGAGTGCTCAACAGGGTGAAAACCATTTAGACAACAACATGATGTTAGATGACGATGAGGCTGCTGAATCAAGACAAGAACATGATGCTCCTGCAGCTTCCAATGCTCCTGCAGCTTCCAATGCTCCCTCAACTTCCAATGTACCAAAGTATCCTCGAAAAAGACGTGCAAGACAAGGTGTGGAAGGACAAGCAGTGGCAGATGTGATAAGGGATAATATTCAATCGCGTGATGAGATACTTTCCTACAAGAATCAACTCATGGAGAGTCACCCTGACCATAGGTCCTGTTCGTTTCGTGATCTAGACGCAAAATCTGGATTTTGTATCTGGACGCAGTATCTTGATGCATCATCCAGATACTGttcgtttgtgtttttggttcatTCATCCAGAAATTGTATCTAG
- the LOC104751395 gene encoding zinc-finger homeodomain protein 5-like, with product MDMRSHEMIERRRDDNGNNGGVISNIITTNDDNCNGNNNNTRVSCNSQTLDHHQSKSPSSFSISAAVKSSTVRYRECLKNHAATVGGSVHDGCGEFMPSGEEGTIEALRCAACDCHRNFHRKEIDGVGSSDLIPHHRHHHHHHHNQYGGGGGGRRPPPQNMMLNPLMLPPPPNYQPIHHHKYGMSPPGGGGMVTPMSVAYGGGGGAESSSEDLNLYGQSSGEGAGAAAGQMAYSMSSSKKRFRTKFTTEQKERMMEFAEKLGWRMNKQDEEELKRFCGEIGVKRQVFKVWMHNNKNNAKKPPTPTTL from the coding sequence atggatatgAGAAGCCATGAAatgatagagagaagaagagatgacaATGGCAACAATGGTGGTGTTATAAGTAACATCATTACTACTAATGATGATAATTGCaatggtaacaacaacaacactcgtGTCTCTTGCAACTCTCAAACCCTAGATCACCACCAGTCCAAGTCTCCCTCTTCGTTTTCCATCTCCGCCGCTGTTAAATCATCCACCGTACGGTACCGTGAGTGTCTGAAGAACCACGCGGCTACCGTCGGCGGTAGTGTACACGACGGATGCGGCGAGTTCATGCCGAGCGGTGAAGAAGGAACTATCGAAGCTCTCAGATGTGCTGCTTGTGATTGTCACCGTAATTTCCACCGGAAGGAGATCGACGGTGTCGGAAGCTCAGATTTAATCCCTCACCACcgtcatcaccaccaccaccaccataaccagtacggcggaggaggaggagggagaagACCACCGCCGCAGAATATGATGCTTAACCCACTCATGCTTCCTCCGCCGCCGAATTATCAGCCGATTCATCACCACAAGTATGGAATGAGTCCTCCCGGAGGTGGGGGAATGGTGACGCCGATGAGCGTAGCttacggaggaggaggaggagctgagTCGTCGAGTGAGGATCTGAATCTGTATGGGCAATCTAGCGGAGAGGGAGCAGGTGCGGCGGCGGGGCAAATGGCGTATTCGATGTCGTCGTCGAAGAAACGGTTCAGGACAAAGTTCACGACGGAGCAGAAGGAGAGGATGATGGAGTTTGCGGAGAAGCTAGGGTGGAGGATGAACaagcaagacgaagaagagcttAAAAGATTCTGCGGTGAGATCGGAGTTAAGAGACAAGTCTTCAAAGTTTGGATGCATAACAACAAGAACAATGCCAAGAAACCACCAACTCCTACTACTCTCTAA
- the LOC104751396 gene encoding protein RADIALIS-like 6, whose protein sequence is MASNSKSSISSSWTFDQNKMFERALAIYDKDTPDRWHNVAKAIEGKSVEEVKRHYDILVEDLINIETGRVPLPKYKNKTFNSKSRGTNDLNSRMMKNLKI, encoded by the exons atggcgtCAAACTCTAAAAGTTCAATCTCTTCATCATGGACGTTTGATCAAAACAAGATGTTCGAGAGGGCCTTGGCAATTTACGACAAGGACACACCCGACCGGTGGCACAATGTTGCAAAAGCTATCGAAGGGAAATCTGTAGAGGAAGTGAAGCGTCACTATGACATTCTCGTTGAGGATCTCATCAACATCGAGACTGGTCGTGTCCCTTTGCCCAAATACAAGAACAAGACCTTCAACTCTAAATCCAGAGGCACCAACGACTTAAACTCGAG GATGATGAAGAATTTGAAGATCTAA
- the LOC104751397 gene encoding uncharacterized protein LOC104751397 isoform X1: MFQINKMGQDYNYSQPDSSDQAVDSEIEALIRMDEAESSFMNAQATQYPPQPEVEFGFPKVCYCGGQPLLSTSYNRRFFTCGNVDDGEMHIHKWWDEAVMEEIREMGRQCEVLSQKVDNLPISTNYETAQTIDRLEKEIFELRKTRNRIRNGFVLMVLVLITDITYSILFSQSSLYVKCCL, encoded by the exons ATGTTTCAAATAAATAAGATGGGCCAAGACTACAACTACTCTCAGCCTGATTCGTCAGATCAAGCTGTGGACAGTGAGATAGAAGCTTTGATTCGGATGGATGAGGCTGAGAGTAGCTTCATGAATGCTCAGGCGACTCAATACCCTCCTCAACCTGAGGTTGAGTTCGGATTCCCGAAGGTATGCTATTGTGGTGGTCAGCCCCTCTTATCTACAAGTTACAACAGACG GTTCTTCACATGTGGGaatgttgatgatggagagatgCATATTCACAAGTGGTGGGATGAAGCTGTTATGGAGGAGATTAGAGAGATGGGCAGACAATGTGAAGTCCTGTCTCAGAAGGTAGATAACCTTCCAATCTCGACTAATTATGAGACAGCGCAGACAATAGACCGGTTAGAGAAGGAAATATTTGAGCTACGGAAGACCAGAAATAGGATTAGAAATGGTTTTGTATTGATGGTTTTGGTATTGATCACGGATATCACGTATAGTATCCTGTTTTCTCAATCGTCTTTGTATGTGAAGTGTTGTTTGTAA
- the LOC104751397 gene encoding uncharacterized protein LOC104751397 isoform X2, with amino-acid sequence MGQDYNYSQPDSSDQAVDSEIEALIRMDEAESSFMNAQATQYPPQPEVEFGFPKVCYCGGQPLLSTSYNRRFFTCGNVDDGEMHIHKWWDEAVMEEIREMGRQCEVLSQKVDNLPISTNYETAQTIDRLEKEIFELRKTRNRIRNGFVLMVLVLITDITYSILFSQSSLYVKCCL; translated from the exons ATGGGCCAAGACTACAACTACTCTCAGCCTGATTCGTCAGATCAAGCTGTGGACAGTGAGATAGAAGCTTTGATTCGGATGGATGAGGCTGAGAGTAGCTTCATGAATGCTCAGGCGACTCAATACCCTCCTCAACCTGAGGTTGAGTTCGGATTCCCGAAGGTATGCTATTGTGGTGGTCAGCCCCTCTTATCTACAAGTTACAACAGACG GTTCTTCACATGTGGGaatgttgatgatggagagatgCATATTCACAAGTGGTGGGATGAAGCTGTTATGGAGGAGATTAGAGAGATGGGCAGACAATGTGAAGTCCTGTCTCAGAAGGTAGATAACCTTCCAATCTCGACTAATTATGAGACAGCGCAGACAATAGACCGGTTAGAGAAGGAAATATTTGAGCTACGGAAGACCAGAAATAGGATTAGAAATGGTTTTGTATTGATGGTTTTGGTATTGATCACGGATATCACGTATAGTATCCTGTTTTCTCAATCGTCTTTGTATGTGAAGTGTTGTTTGTAA
- the LOC104751399 gene encoding hepatoma-derived growth factor-related protein 2-like, with product MPPFRFYIPFFSSNSPSRLSSGTSSPSPPPTPPPSSRPPFRPAGIAQPSKSETKPKASPSLSRVRSNVAAITASLPTSQSPSRGAATPSRLAKQTNQQPGSPSKKLESQKKDEEKVMMKEKPSRETEKIAGESINPSRETEKIAGESINPVTMKPPIARPEEHLERKETDSSQEQRNKETDSSQEQRNKTEAGKQAVQEKKKVLPEGSGEKPAADQGQQKRKEIEKLALQESKKDLPEGSGEKSEADKGQQKRKEKAKLALEETKKTLQAAGREDVTQSKTTRHIAAASELTRGPSDLTERDTKTQNKTEFHTDDNHQKTKGASTSNLGNPRVPNGQGSSTMGRKIKEDIKDGISKLTWGKSNGDEKSVNVYTLTGENRGATMGIGSEKDKKDGEVHIRRGYRSNPDESPNATATETEGGRKPFKGKNHKDYEDDEEEEEETRVRAYVNGNTQGINNSIIVESSVSENDPGVHMSLKFEKTMKEIINPPESVAEKKPETVKATEKLRHEPRVRRRCLRGLLAESSQSEPENPLKPRGHGCRFTCKDKDIENT from the coding sequence ATGCCTCCTTTCCGTTTTTACATTCCATTCTTCTCCTCCAACTCTCCTTCTCGTCTCTCTTCAGGGACTTCTTCCCCATCACCACCAcctactcctcctccttcttcacgCCCTCCTTTTCGTCCTGCAGGCATTGCTCAGCCGTCAAAGTCAGAAACAAAGCCCAAGGCGTCTCCGTCACTTTCTAGGGTTAGAAGCAACGTTGCGGCCATAACAGCTTCTTTACCTACGTCTCAGTCTCCTTCTCGTGGTGCAGCCACACCAAGCCGGCTGGCGAAACAGACTAACCAACAACCTGGTTCGCCGTCAAAGAAACTGGAATCTCAGAAGAAGGATGAGGAAAAGGTAATGATGAAAGAGAAGCCATCGAGAGAGACTGAAAAAATAGCTGGCGAGAGTATAAATCCGTCGAGAGAGACTGAAAAAATAGCTGGCGAGAGTATAAATCCGGTGACAATGAAACCTCCTATTGCTCGTCCAGAAGAGCATTTAGAACGAAAAGAAACAGATTCATCTCAGGAACAGAGGAATAAAGAAACAGATTCATCTCAGGAACAGAGGAATAAGACAGAAGCAGGGAAACAAGCGgtgcaagaaaagaagaaagttcTTCCTGAGGGCAGTGGAGAGAAGCCAGCAGCAGATCAGGGACaacagaagagaaaagaaatcgAGAAACTTGCGTTGCAAGAAAGTAAGAAAGATCTTCCCGAGGGCAGTGGAGAGAAGTCAGAAGCAGATAAAGGACaacagaagagaaaagaaaaggcgAAACTTGCGTtagaagaaacgaagaaaactCTTCAAGCTGCAGGTAGAGAAGATGTAACGCAAAGCAAAACCACACGACATATTGCAGCAGCATCAGAACTCACGAGAGGACCTAGCGATCTAACTGAGAGAGATACAAAAAcgcaaaacaaaacagagtttcaCACCGATGACAACCATCAGAAAACCAAAGGCGCATCAACGAGTAATCTTGGGAATCCGAGAGTTCCAAATGGACAGGGATCATCTACAATGGGCAGAAAGATCAAAGAAGACATCAAAGATGGAATCAGTAAGCTGACTTGGGGAAAAAGCAACGGCGATGAGAAATCCGTCAACGTCTATACTCTCACTGGCGAAAACAGAGGAGCCACAATGGGAATAGGTTCTGAGAAAGACAAGAAAGATGGTGAGGTTCATATCCGCCGTGGCTACAGAAGTAACCCAGACGAGAGCCCTAACGCTACAGCCACGGAAACCGAAGGAGGAAGGAAACCCTTCAAAGGCAAAAACCATAAAGACtacgaagacgacgaagaagaagaagaagaaacaagggtTAGGGCATACGTAAACGGCAACACACAAGGGATCAACAATTCGATTATAGTCGAGAGTTCAGTGAGTGAGAATGATCCAGGAGTTCATATGAGTTTAAAATTCGaaaaaactatgaaagaaaTTATAAACCCCCCTGAGAGCGTGGCGGAGAAGAAACCAGAGACGGTAAAGGCAACGGAGAAGTTGAGGCATGAGCCGAGAGTTAGAAGAAGATGCTTGAGAGGGTTACTTGCGGAGTCAAGTCAGTCGGAACCGGAGAACCCTTTGAAGCCCCGGGGACATGGTTGCCGGTTTACCTGTAAAGACAAAGATATAGAGaacacttaa
- the LOC104751400 gene encoding glutathione S-transferase DHAR2-like — protein sequence MALDICVKVAVGAPDVLGDCPFSQRVLLTLEEKKAPYKIHLINVSDKPQWFLDISPEGKVPVMKLDGKWVADSDVIVGILEEKYPEPSLKTPPEFASVGSKLFGAFVTFLLSKDANDGSDKALVDELEALENHLKTHPGPFVAGEKVTALDLSLAPKLYHVEIVLGHYKNWSVPESLTYVRNYAKALFARESFVKTKAEKEFVVAGWESKVNG from the exons atggctctAGATATCTGCGTGAAGGTTGCCGTCGGTGCTCCTGATGTTCTCGGAGACT GTCCGTTTAGCCAACGTGTTCTTCTGACCCTTGAGGAGAAGAAGGCTCCCTACAAGATCCATCTGATTAACGTCTCCGACAAACCCCAGTG GTTCTTAGACATTAGCCCAGAAGGTAAAGTTCCGGTTATGAAGCTTGACGGCAAATGGGTAGCTGATTCAGACGTTATCGTTGGGATTCTTGAGGAGAAATATCCAGAGCCTTCTCTCAAGACTCCTCCTGAATTTGCCTCTGTGGGATCCAAACTCTTTGGTGCTTTTGTGACTTTCTTGTTGAGCAAAGATGCCAATGATGGATCCGACAAGGCCTTGGTTGATGAGTTAGAAGCCTTGGAGAATCATTTGAAGACACATCCTGGTCCTTTTGTAGCTGGAGAGAAAGTTACTGCGTTGGATCTGAGTTTAGCACCTAAGCTTTACCATGTTGAGATTGTTCTTGGTCATTACAAGAACTGGTCTGTCCCTGAGAGCTTGACTTATGTTCGTAATTACGCCAAGGCTTTGTTTGCTAGAGAGTCATTCGTGAAAACCAAGGCTGAGAAAGAGTTTGTGGTTGCGGGTTGGGAATCTAAGGTGAACGGTTGA